Below is a genomic region from Nilaparvata lugens isolate BPH chromosome 8, ASM1435652v1, whole genome shotgun sequence.
TTTTTATTGTGTCTTAAGAAAAGAATAAGGTAGAGAATATCCTATTGCGTTTGgttatattaattaaataataggtatgtaaataaatgtatataccaattgattgaataaataagtagatgtataaatagatgaataaagaaACAAGTAATGTAGTActgacaaataaaaataatgaaaaaatattgagtagaaacaaataacaaaacaaGCTTTCTGTATGGGGAGGACCTGAAAGTTCTGTAACTGCacctaattgaataaataaattattaattcgtAATATAATGGCGCCACTTTTTCTTTTTGATACAGATAGTCTCAAAGCTGGCCGAACTGACCAATCAGGGCAAAATGAAGATAGCTGACTTTCAAGGCGATAGCAGATTCATTAGGCTGTGCCAGCAGCTGGGCGATCCCGAGGAGGTGTCGGCCAAGGCACTCAAGAAACTCTCTTCGGGCGGTGGCGGACTCAACGACCTTGGAGTCGTGTTGGGTGTTGCCGGGGATGACGAGGCTGCCAAACTAATTAGCACCATCTCACTGCCCCAGATGGTCAAGGTATCAATATTTACATTCAATAGGAAATTAAATCAATAGTAAAtagtaaaatagcataatactgaaataatattaacgTATAAAATAACATCAAATATAAATGCTAGTTTCTCATAGTCGAATCTGTGTTCCATAATAATGATGTTTTCCAAATTATTTCCATCTCACTGCCACAAATGATCAAGGCATAAAATAGAGATGCTAGTTCCTCATGGTCGAATCTGAGCTTCTTGATAATAAAAATTGCAAATTTGTTCCTATTCCAATGCTACTTGCCTTAATGATGACggtttaaaaatatatttaacatTTCACTACTATAAATAGTTAAGGTATAGAATAGTAGTGATTCTTCTTATGGATAAATATGTGCgccttaaataataataattcccaattttattttcattccacTGCCAAAGATGATCAATGTACATGATGAAATAGGATAGAAATGCTTTGCTCTCATGGTTGAATTTGTGTCCCTGAATTAAGACATTCTCAagcattattattgattatacgATGCATTTTACAAAGTTGATGAATAcacaataaaatagaaaattacaaGAAATGAAACATTCGAATGAATCAACTTTTAGCGATACCTTCGTAGTCTTTAATTAAGATTCAGttttatttatgtgaaaattacagTACTTTGATGACCCATTTCAATAccaaaattgagaataattcaTTTCTTTAACTGTATAGTATTTatatgaattgaaatatatttctgcaGTTGCATTTCATCCATAGTATTATTTGCACTAGGGAAATAGACATGTCTTCACGGCTTTGAGCAAtactacagtgagattcaaGTTCGACATCAGTcagcatctgattaacattgttcgctatccttgtctgtcgttagacaaagcagataattCTATCCTTCTCCAACTTCGCACCGTTGCCGAATTGACATAATTTTTTGTAGGCTATGCAGAAATATACTATCAATATCTCATAAATCAATATAGATTATTtgatctcaattatggaaatgtattaattaatcatgaatgatatattttcttggtgaatatttataatacatttgaGATAGAATTAATCAGTTTTAACAATAATCAACATTAATATGACATAGAATAAACCAGGGATGACTTGGATCACAGCTGTATACTATAGAAGGTGGTGGAAAAAGAAACGTTAATATGACATAGAATAAACCAGGGATGACTTGGATCACAGCTGTATACTATAGAAGGTGGTGGAAAAAGAAACGTGATAAGTGTGTTGTCCTATGAAATCCACTGACTAAAACGCGAATCTCACTAAAAGCATTGCAATTTTACTTATTAACTCATCTCAGTAAGTTAGGATTATCGGAAAGCATTATAGCATATGAgtactgtattataataattcactaataaaaactaaatttaatgataaattgataatgattatgattgataatgataaatgattgattaatgatacatgataaatttaatgataaatctgAATTTTTGATTGCAGGTGCTCACATCGCTGTCGTTGAAACGCAGGAGGTCTTTGCCTCTATTGAGGTCGCTTGCCTTCAATTTGGGCAAAACTGACGAGCCACTCAATATCAAACAAGCAGCTGATGTGCTGTATGCGTGTTGTCAACTAAACTTCTTCGATGAGGTGAGTTGTAGTTCATTTCTTGATGAATCTTCAAGATGTCGGTACAACGAATATGATTTTGAGGGGAGAACTCACTTCATGATTCTCATGTAAAAAATAGTCAAACTACATATTTAATGGAACTAGATTCGTTAATACTATCACATGTTAAGCAATATTATCCTATTTTTACAGTAACTTACAATGTATCAAATTGATTACTGTCATGACTTTGGTTTCAGGTATTATTCGTAAAAGTGTGTGGTGATCTTGGTAAATGTATTGCCGAGAACAGAAGATCAGCAGTTTTCGGTTCGATTTGTACCAGTTTAGGAATGCTACGATATAAAGACAGAGGTAAAAAGAAAACATACATTTTCCATCCAATTTAAATCATTCCAGTATTTAGCAAGGCAAGTCGAATCGTCAAGTTAGTTCACACTGATTTAACATGAATCAAGTAAAGCTAAGGTGATATTTTCGCCCATATAGGCTACGGGCAAAGTATCTCAACTACAGAgttgaaaaaaactaattttatattatttcttccTTATGGGGCCCCATGTttctataagaaattcaattaatattatcaaattttgattttttgaagttttcaacTAGGAGAATAACTTAACCCATTATTGCTATATAATTTTAGCTATTGCCTACCAATTTATTCTATAGTTTCAACCTCTATAATGAAAATCTGCAGTAGCGTGACCTATCAAATTTTCACTGTCCAATTAGTCATTGAATTCACACTCACCTCATTGATTGATCAGGCGTGACCTGAAAACCTAAGCTAGCAAAGTCACactatattaatattatcaccatcttctcaattattatttttaatttatatttccaCCTGGAAAGTAATTTCTGTGTTTCATTTTCCAGAACTCATGGACTCGTTATGTTCGTGGGCAATGAACAATTTTGGCTTGTGTAGAACACAAGACATAGTTTCTCTCCTTTTAACCCTCGGCGCTGTGAATCATACTCCATCCAATGCAGAAGCTTTATTTACTGtaagtttttttattaatacatATTATGCTTGCTAATTAGcctttcattcaattataaaacAAACCTTTAtagaattcaatgttttttatGAGTTTACTTAATGTTCTGTATTTTTGGAAGTATTTCAATTTTACAGTACAATGttgtaatacaatattgttcacTGTTCACTGAAGCTCATTCCTATTAATCCTAAATTACTAATCAAATATCGAAGTATTCTCCACTAAATTTCCAGACGTGTTTAattgtattttatcaatttgatctATCAATTAAATTAGTTCAAATGACTCTTCGTCATAATGCATATCtatatttcattgattttctAGTGTTGTTTGATAGTTTCCATTCACTTAGAGTTTATAATCGTATTTTAAAGTTTTCTGATCTACTTATTCAATTTACTCACAGAAGTTGGAAAGCCATTTGGACGCATCTGACCTATCGACACCATTTTTGTGGTTGGATGTGGTGTGGTCCCTACTAATTCTGAACAAGGCCACTGAAAAACACATCTCATCAGTTCTCGATCCAGCGTTCATCCAGAGACTCACCAACTGTAGGCCAGGTACTCATTCAGTTAGAATCACATTGTCTCTCAAGATTTTTCCATATATCAAGtctaataatttcttctttgcTCACACAATACATCCGAGAATATTACAGCTAACCTAGCAAATAATTTATGAGATAAGAATACTaatcaattgaatcaaatttcaattgaattcaacTGAAATTggaatattgtgaataaattaaaatatcatGATAAAATCCATTCATTAATTTTAGAATTTTAGTGAATTTCGCCTAGTTGATTAttctattggcattgatttgaTGCACTATTTACCATTCCTCCCAAGTTCTGAAACAGTTTTTAATTGATGACTCCTTTTGGAGATGATTAGTTTCCAATTGAATTCTTAGATGAAAATATACCCTATTGAGAAATTGGAATAGCTCTATTAGCTTCTTATACAGTAGACTTATAAAAAAAGGcacataaaatattaattttctatgaatttcaaaaatggTTTTTTGATATTAACAATCAAATCacatgaattgataaattaatcatGATACAGTCTTATTGTCGGTTGCAaatagccggttaaattttaatcgtgattaattccatgagaaccaatcagagaagctgtcttatcgaaaaggccttctctgattggttctcgtggaattaatcacggttgaaatttaaccggctgttgtacAACCGGgattttttaatgataaattatttttaaaatttcatcatttcttaatgTCTGACGACAACTTTAATTGCCAGCACATATTGCATACATCAGAAACAGAGTTCGTAAGGCTATAGTTTCTTGTTCTACAAGCTCAACAACATATTGAATCAGAAGGAACTCAGGAACATATATTTTGCATATGTTCAGTCACTAATACAGAGTGGTATAAACTCATGGGGTGGATGCTATAAAACTAATTTAGAACTTTTAAAAGTAGCACAGAAAGCTGTTTTGAGAGTAGCACTGAAGAGTGACAGTAGAATTAACTTACATGACCTGTTTAAAGATTTAAATGTTTTGGATATCAGGCAATTATTTGTGATAAATGCACTAATTTATATGTATAAGCACCAGACTGATATTTTCATTGGAAACACCCACACATATCCCACCCGAGCAGCAACAATTTCAGGGATAATAACACCTATCATAAAAAAATTCATCCACAAAAATGTATTACATAGTACATATGCTTTTCAGGAATATTCCCAACAAACTCAGAGAATTTGATGCAGCAAACGTGtataaaaaattgtgaatttttgGTTAAATGAAATAGGGATGAAACCGAAAATATCATTAGCTCTGTTTATAGGTTATAGAGTTATTATACCCAATTTATTCTAGAAGATGCAACAAGTAGGCTACAAACTAGTGGAAGTTCCCAAGCTCCGGTAAAATTCTGTGTTGATCTCAAGAACATGTCAAATCTCTCtattctttatcatctttacAGTTATTTTTCATACAAATTTCATCTGAATCATTAGTCCAGATTCACTCTTACTCACACATACCCTATGTAAGGGTATTTCTTATTAATATCatatattgaacaaaaaataattgttactaTAGTTTTTATTATGGTATGctaatattttatgttattctgTAGTACTACTGTATTTACTgtacaatatacatcaatacaagtgttgaagagaataaatttgatttaatttattttttctaaattgttATCAATCAATTGTACCATTTCTTTTAACAGTTAATTATCTCAATCATGTACCATGGCGTCTTATAAATTATCCTCAATCATTTATcatggaaataataattcagttTCTGTTCTATTTATAGCACTttctaattgaaatttatttattttattcaataacgAAAAAACTcataatcatgaaattattggaaataagaaAGTCTTATATCCCATTCACGAATTCCGATTGAGAATAATAGTCAAAAAGAGGTTATGATTCGTCAGCACATTCAAACAGACATTTTTTGgtctcaaaataataaaaaaaatcaacaaaaaatttgtaaaatttagaATGTTAATATAGGACATAAATTCAAACACTCCACTGTAGTAATGAGTTGGAAattctgataaactttgattaaactttaaaaatttgGAATCATAATAAAAACACAAACTCACTATCATTTCTTTGGTTTTTTCACAGAAGGCATTGGTGTGGctgtaaaattgaaattattaaaccTCAATGCAGCTGCCAAGTTATTAATTGACAAGTATAAAGGTAAGTTCAAATGAGAATCatacttatttcaatttctttattcaaaatgtCAACTTTTGTGATAAATGGTGGGTGAATTTTAAAGGCAAACCTAACCTACATACTTGAATTACATAACTTATTAAAGAAGAGTTTTTCTTCGATATCCATGAATATAGTACATAGGGTTCTCCAATTTATGATGATTGCTGCGCTGCTCTTAGGTCCTTACCTGGATGCAGAGTCGGACGTTTTCAACGTAGACGTGCCTCGGAGTAAGGAGAAGCAGATGTTCGCCTCAGTTGTGATCGACACAATGACCAACCTGCTGCCTTCGTCGTTCTACATGAATTCCAACATCAAGACTGACATGGGTCTGATGATCGGTTAGTAAAGTTGCACACTCATTCATCATATTTTACACTAGTAATACAACTCTGAATCACattgtaataccatagagaaaaggtagCATTAGGAGATATTGGGCGTTTAtgatccaaatttcactgtttgtTTAAGCCGAatgtccacgtagttctttttcgtgaaacTATGTGTTTGTGgtggtctctcatactgtgcccatacactctcacccgctTAAGACtgtaataataaacaaaagTCAACAATAATCGATttgaattaacagtgaaatttggaacacaaacgacctataccataaAATATCTTCGTATGCCATATTTTTCTATGGTAGTACCAATACTAGGAATTATCTAATTGAACACTGTAATCAGATAtgtttaagggccggtttccgagctcgggatctataagttctggacttacagagtccaggaccgAAATAAGCGCTCggtctaaatcgactttctgagtcacgattttatcttccaaACTCCGGGGTTTAttgagttctcgacttatttgagtccagaaCTTAAAtgtagtaaacatgagggaaactcacaatattttgctgttgtatcattatagcaaaacgaatacagctgattgcagcgggataattcaaatgagcatgctctccgaactattttgtgaaaatacgtttcgatttctttgtaggcatattcaaaacaaaacctaaccttttgaaagatgaatgaataaacatttaattttacgttatgctattattgatcattgatcctaaccagtgattttagaataaaaatttcattaggctattgagtttgaaaacgtatttgttttgaaaaaaatactgaaataatatttttttattgttataataatatgttgaatatggcatttattaataacattcagattgtaattcaaattccaaggcaatccttgttttatttttcttgaacatttttaggttatgtcacatttgtaaaataaggttagttttttacgcataattcttatacaattttattgcaaaataaacttgcaaactacaaattatgaatttagatggactaatccaaataatttaggtattccatgacatctatttggcttttcatctactccaaaacaataactaaattgtgtttgctcagttaagtctagaacttaaatttaaaccctaccccagtcgacgGTTTAAAATTACGCTGTTTTAAGTtttggacttaacgatttttgataaatcctcgacttggaaagaggcgagaatctaattcaagtcctggacttataagaccttcactcagaaagcgaaattataaactgcaggatctaacgtgatctctaaactccagagtctattagagtcctcgactacgtcaacactctgactcggaaagccaattttctgactgcagaatttaa
It encodes:
- the LOC111054137 gene encoding FAST kinase domain-containing protein 4, with amino-acid sequence MMIHYRNLNRALRILQHSAYGSSTAINPAATTSAASATSNSSDGTKDSDSQSNSEKPDAEKKVKQINRKLTTSVFNTLKNISDDERLEKKIESASTSQELLAASETIGIQRKYALKIVSKLAELTNQGKMKIADFQGDSRFIRLCQQLGDPEEVSAKALKKLSSGGGGLNDLGVVLGVAGDDEAAKLISTISLPQMVKVLTSLSLKRRRSLPLLRSLAFNLGKTDEPLNIKQAADVLYACCQLNFFDEVLFVKVCGDLGKCIAENRRSAVFGSICTSLGMLRYKDRELMDSLCSWAMNNFGLCRTQDIVSLLLTLGAVNHTPSNAEALFTKLESHLDASDLSTPFLWLDVVWSLLILNKATEKHISSVLDPAFIQRLTNCRPEGIGVAVKLKLLNLNAAAKLLIDKYKGPYLDAESDVFNVDVPRSKEKQMFASVVIDTMTNLLPSSFYMNSNIKTDMGLMIDGECVMDSNFNPLPLVDKKSGEVIDRTKGNVRKGKRIAVVVLDFHDLTKGETDLVGLASLCVRLISNSNYTVMTIPHYEFNPNDKLVTRVKYLEQKLKTIVAS